The following proteins come from a genomic window of Paenibacillus sp. CAA11:
- a CDS encoding LacI family DNA-binding transcriptional regulator, whose translation MTPVTIYDIAKEANVSVATVSRVLNDTAPVRASTREKVMAVIEKHQFQPNALARSLIKKETGTIAIILPDITNPFFPEVFWGAENEARDKGYTFFLCNTGGDHERESQYLSILREKRVDGMIFLGGRINLQNCPEEMAQELIELGRHLPIVLVNGNLPRSGLHRIYTDEAKGAALAAEHLLELGHREFAFVGGLQKMATTMVKVRAIQKKLKEHGLELKKERILLGDFSIETGKQLMSQLLKQDTPPSAVVCVNDYTAIGAMKAAIEHGLSIPKDISIVGFDNTPLASAVIPELTTVSQNTYQLGKLAVDVLHDLINQNKTPKQVVLRPELIVRQSTGPSRIS comes from the coding sequence ATGACACCTGTCACTATTTATGATATTGCGAAAGAGGCGAATGTTTCTGTAGCTACAGTTTCGCGGGTTTTGAACGATACGGCTCCTGTCCGGGCCAGCACGCGCGAGAAGGTTATGGCGGTCATCGAGAAGCATCAGTTCCAGCCCAATGCGCTTGCTCGCAGTCTGATCAAGAAAGAGACCGGAACCATCGCGATTATCCTGCCTGATATTACGAATCCGTTCTTCCCAGAGGTGTTTTGGGGGGCGGAGAATGAAGCCAGGGACAAGGGATATACTTTTTTTCTATGCAATACTGGAGGAGATCATGAAAGGGAGTCGCAGTATCTGTCTATCCTCCGCGAGAAACGGGTTGACGGCATGATCTTTCTGGGAGGGAGGATCAATCTCCAGAATTGTCCTGAGGAGATGGCTCAGGAGTTGATTGAGCTTGGCAGGCATCTGCCGATCGTGCTAGTCAATGGGAATCTTCCAAGGAGCGGCTTGCACAGGATTTACACGGATGAGGCAAAGGGAGCTGCCTTGGCTGCAGAACATCTGCTGGAATTAGGGCATCGGGAATTTGCCTTCGTTGGCGGGCTGCAGAAAATGGCGACCACCATGGTTAAAGTAAGAGCCATTCAGAAAAAACTCAAGGAGCATGGATTGGAGCTTAAAAAAGAACGGATCTTACTAGGTGATTTCTCCATCGAGACCGGCAAGCAGCTGATGTCTCAGTTGCTTAAGCAGGACACTCCGCCTAGTGCCGTCGTTTGCGTGAATGACTACACAGCGATCGGTGCGATGAAGGCCGCCATTGAGCATGGTTTGTCCATACCGAAAGACATATCGATCGTAGGCTTTGACAATACACCGCTTGCAAGTGCAGTGATCCCCGAACTGACTACGGTTTCGCAGAATACGTACCAGCTTGGAAAGCTAGCGGTAGATGTGCTGCACGATCTGATTAATCAGAATAAGACTCCGAAGCAAGTCGTTCTTCGCCCGGAGCTCATCGTTCGTCAAAGCACAGGCCCATCAAGAATCTCCTAG
- a CDS encoding ABC transporter substrate-binding protein, with amino-acid sequence MKRNFAVISLLVLAMLFGLTACGGSGGSSPGESGDGGKKVDLSMTIWGSEDEKKIYEERLAVVKQKYPDIHVKLNVVAGDYDQKVQTMIAGGTAPDIMMIAENYQAYASKNQIIPLDDLIKSNHVNMSERYSDDIANLMKYDGKQYGMPDRAGAMVLFYNKDLFDKAGVAYPTKDWTQKDLLEAAQKLTVKENGKTVQWGYYPGTWWPQWMQLVYQNKGSIFDESGKPTFDSEPVRKALQFLNDLTFKYGSGPTPTEIADMGNIGADPLFAQGKIAMETTGFWNIGSLAKVKGINWDIAPIWGETNAFFNGFTITNASKHKEEAFKVIEALTTLEAQLPMIEKGQDAPATKAGLSSEKFLNAEYGGKKINMAAFSESKIYAEPLNPQWNEMMKLINDKLGVYFNNKASLDDTVTEIQSGLEKLYK; translated from the coding sequence GTGAAAAGAAACTTTGCAGTCATCTCATTATTAGTTCTGGCAATGTTGTTTGGTTTGACGGCTTGCGGCGGAAGCGGGGGTTCCTCACCAGGAGAGTCCGGCGATGGCGGGAAGAAAGTGGACCTCTCTATGACCATCTGGGGTTCCGAGGACGAGAAGAAGATCTACGAGGAACGGCTGGCTGTGGTGAAGCAGAAATATCCTGATATTCATGTCAAGCTGAATGTTGTCGCCGGGGACTATGACCAGAAGGTCCAGACCATGATTGCTGGCGGCACGGCTCCCGATATCATGATGATTGCGGAGAACTATCAGGCCTATGCCTCCAAAAATCAAATTATCCCCTTGGATGATCTGATCAAATCAAATCATGTGAATATGTCCGAGCGTTATTCAGACGATATAGCGAATCTTATGAAATATGATGGCAAGCAGTACGGCATGCCCGACCGGGCAGGAGCTATGGTACTGTTCTATAACAAGGATTTATTCGACAAAGCCGGTGTCGCTTATCCGACCAAGGATTGGACACAGAAGGATCTGCTGGAAGCAGCCCAAAAGCTGACGGTGAAGGAGAACGGCAAAACCGTACAGTGGGGTTATTATCCCGGAACCTGGTGGCCGCAGTGGATGCAGTTGGTCTACCAAAATAAAGGGTCCATCTTTGATGAGAGTGGGAAGCCAACCTTTGACAGCGAGCCTGTCCGCAAGGCCCTCCAATTCTTGAATGATTTGACCTTTAAATATGGTTCTGGCCCTACACCGACAGAAATCGCAGATATGGGCAATATCGGTGCCGACCCGCTGTTTGCTCAAGGAAAAATCGCTATGGAGACTACCGGATTCTGGAATATCGGCTCTCTAGCCAAGGTGAAAGGTATCAATTGGGACATTGCGCCGATTTGGGGAGAGACGAATGCCTTCTTCAACGGCTTTACGATCACCAACGCCTCCAAGCACAAGGAAGAAGCTTTTAAAGTCATAGAAGCCCTGACCACACTGGAAGCTCAGCTGCCGATGATCGAGAAAGGGCAGGATGCTCCAGCTACTAAGGCGGGGTTATCCAGTGAGAAATTCCTCAATGCGGAATACGGCGGGAAGAAAATCAACATGGCCGCATTCAGTGAATCCAAGATCTACGCAGAACCCCTCAATCCGCAGTGGAATGAAATGATGAAGCTCATCAACGATAAGCTTGGCGTATATTTCAACAACAAAGCATCATTGGATGATACCGTTACCGAGATTCAGAGCGGACTTGAAAAGCTCTACAAATAG
- a CDS encoding Ada metal-binding domain-containing protein, giving the protein MDQKQFDQIYSTVMKKDSTYDGIYYTCVKTTKIFCRPSCRARTPYPQNVIFMTSVEDAVKAGFRPCKRCRPEVPGRGGPDEQLANKVDELLQERLDRSVTLRVLASELSVSPYHLMRVYKRVRGYSPADHLRELRLEQTKCLLRSGANSIAEIGRSVGYTSAAHFSAWFKQACAVTPAEYRDMKWRGADES; this is encoded by the coding sequence ATGGATCAAAAGCAGTTTGACCAAATTTACTCCACGGTGATGAAGAAGGATAGCACCTATGACGGGATTTATTATACTTGTGTGAAAACAACTAAAATCTTTTGCAGGCCTTCCTGCCGTGCTCGAACGCCATATCCGCAAAACGTGATTTTTATGACCTCTGTTGAGGATGCGGTGAAGGCCGGGTTTAGGCCATGCAAGCGCTGCAGACCAGAAGTTCCCGGCAGGGGAGGGCCTGATGAACAGCTTGCCAATAAGGTGGATGAGCTTCTTCAGGAACGCTTAGACCGTTCTGTTACGCTTCGCGTATTAGCGTCCGAGCTTTCTGTCAGCCCTTATCATCTCATGCGTGTATATAAGCGCGTTAGAGGGTACAGCCCTGCTGATCATTTGCGAGAGCTACGCTTAGAGCAAACGAAATGCCTGCTTCGTTCGGGTGCTAATTCCATAGCCGAGATTGGACGGAGCGTAGGGTACACAAGCGCAGCACATTTTTCCGCCTGGTTCAAACAAGCTTGTGCAGTGACGCCCGCTGAATATCGTGACATGAAGTGGAGAGGAGCAGATGAATCATGA
- a CDS encoding carbohydrate ABC transporter permease — protein MRRGDGKWFYLFISPWLIGFVGLTLGPILFSIYMSFTDWDLFQSPNFVGLANYINLLTDDPLFWKSVGNTFFYALISIPLGMSISLWIAYYLNKKIKGITFFRILFYLPSVVPVVASSLLFVHLLAPTEGLINKALRIFGIQGPAWLLDPTWVKPALIIMSLWGVGGGVVLLLAGMKGIPQEMYEAASIDGARNTQSFFHITFPMLTPVIFFNLVTGIIGALQTFAQVFIVTSGGPDNSSQMVVPYLFQNAFQFYKMGYASSIAWVLFIMIMALTLIVFRSSALWVHYEEGKAND, from the coding sequence ATGAGAAGAGGGGACGGAAAATGGTTCTACTTGTTCATTTCCCCGTGGTTAATCGGCTTTGTTGGACTTACGCTTGGCCCCATCCTGTTCTCCATTTATATGAGCTTTACCGACTGGGATCTGTTCCAGTCACCGAACTTTGTCGGGTTAGCAAACTATATCAACTTATTAACGGATGACCCCTTGTTCTGGAAGTCAGTAGGGAATACCTTCTTTTATGCGCTGATCTCCATACCGCTGGGAATGTCAATTTCCCTATGGATTGCCTATTATCTCAATAAGAAAATCAAAGGCATTACGTTCTTTCGGATTTTATTCTATCTTCCTTCTGTCGTGCCAGTTGTAGCCAGCTCTCTATTGTTTGTTCATCTTCTCGCACCTACAGAAGGGCTGATCAATAAAGCGCTGCGCATCTTTGGCATTCAGGGTCCTGCCTGGCTCCTCGATCCTACTTGGGTCAAACCTGCTCTGATCATCATGTCGCTATGGGGAGTGGGGGGCGGAGTAGTCTTGCTGCTGGCCGGAATGAAAGGAATTCCTCAAGAAATGTATGAAGCGGCTTCCATCGATGGGGCCAGAAATACACAGTCCTTTTTTCATATCACCTTTCCTATGCTTACACCGGTCATCTTCTTCAATCTGGTTACCGGAATTATCGGTGCGCTTCAAACCTTTGCCCAGGTGTTTATCGTGACTTCCGGAGGTCCGGATAATTCAAGCCAGATGGTTGTGCCCTATCTCTTTCAGAATGCGTTCCAGTTCTATAAGATGGGCTATGCCTCGTCAATTGCTTGGGTGCTGTTCATCATGATTATGGCATTGACCTTGATCGTCTTCAGATCTTCAGCGCTGTGGGTGCATTATGAGGAGGGAAAAGCCAATGACTAA
- a CDS encoding DUF488 domain-containing protein gives MSHIAEENLVIKRVYEPYDPEDGYRVLVDRLWPRGVAKERAMIHEWMKDIAPSPGLRKWFGHDPERFNNFTELYIQELEQGEAASSLAAKIRDLGADQKVTLVYAAKDPVNNHAIILRNWLLNK, from the coding sequence ATGAGCCATATAGCTGAAGAGAACTTGGTTATTAAGCGGGTGTATGAGCCCTATGATCCGGAGGATGGGTACCGTGTTCTGGTTGACCGGTTGTGGCCGCGGGGCGTAGCGAAAGAGCGGGCCATGATCCATGAATGGATGAAGGACATTGCTCCGAGTCCTGGGCTTCGCAAATGGTTCGGGCACGATCCAGAGCGGTTCAACAATTTCACGGAACTTTATATTCAGGAGCTGGAACAGGGGGAGGCCGCTTCATCATTGGCAGCGAAAATTCGAGATTTAGGAGCGGACCAGAAGGTGACGCTAGTATATGCAGCTAAAGATCCTGTTAACAATCATGCGATAATATTGCGGAATTGGTTGTTGAATAAATGA
- a CDS encoding DNA-3-methyladenine glycosylase family protein — protein sequence MLKPLDMSGSSFEIKTPELFRFAPCLDYFARSTQECLYEIQGDSIQKLLHVGGRHVLVSIQSPQDHALEVKVLTGGPLTTEEQEEAHTYIREWFDLERDILPFYYLAGKDENLKGVVQRFYGLRIIRIPDLFEALCWAVLGQQVNLSFAYTMKRRVTEAFGDSLEWEGRIFRCFPAPEQLLTASLEELASMKLSRMKSATILEIARMMVEGELSREGLLAMGEMDLVEKRLLAIRGIGPWTAHYVRMRCLGDQSAFPIGDAGLHNAVRELLGLSQKPSAAELRHLFSAWKGWEAYATFYLWRTLY from the coding sequence ATGTTGAAGCCGCTGGACATGTCCGGTTCCAGTTTTGAGATCAAGACTCCTGAGCTGTTTCGGTTTGCTCCCTGCTTGGACTATTTTGCCCGCTCAACCCAAGAATGCCTGTATGAAATCCAAGGGGACAGCATCCAGAAGCTGCTGCATGTTGGTGGACGTCATGTACTCGTTTCTATACAAAGCCCCCAGGATCATGCACTGGAAGTCAAGGTCCTAACCGGAGGGCCGCTTACAACGGAGGAGCAGGAGGAAGCGCACACGTATATTCGGGAATGGTTCGATCTGGAGCGGGATATACTGCCGTTTTATTACCTCGCTGGCAAGGATGAGAACTTGAAAGGTGTTGTTCAGCGCTTTTACGGGCTGCGGATCATTCGGATTCCTGACTTGTTCGAAGCACTCTGTTGGGCTGTGCTGGGCCAGCAGGTCAATCTATCCTTCGCCTACACGATGAAGAGGAGAGTTACGGAGGCTTTCGGGGACAGTTTGGAGTGGGAGGGAAGGATCTTTCGCTGCTTCCCAGCTCCAGAGCAGCTTCTTACAGCAAGCTTGGAGGAGCTGGCCAGCATGAAGCTTAGTCGGATGAAGAGCGCAACCATTCTTGAAATTGCCCGGATGATGGTAGAGGGCGAACTGTCCCGCGAAGGCTTGCTCGCTATGGGTGAGATGGATCTGGTAGAGAAGCGGCTGCTGGCAATCCGTGGAATTGGTCCGTGGACGGCTCATTATGTCCGCATGAGGTGTCTTGGAGATCAGAGTGCCTTCCCGATTGGGGATGCAGGTCTGCATAATGCGGTAAGAGAGCTGCTTGGGCTCTCCCAGAAGCCATCAGCCGCCGAATTGCGCCATCTATTCTCTGCATGGAAGGGATGGGAGGCGTATGCCACGTTTTATCTTTGGCGGACTCTGTATTAA
- a CDS encoding methylated-DNA--[protein]-cysteine S-methyltransferase, whose protein sequence is MNHSTDLYWTRFGRVEEQWTLFATNKGICRVVYPHMDFDTAVIGIRRYFPHAEFKQSDEVFETFGVLALLEKYFAGQHISFDSIPLDLGSGTEFQREVWSALRRIPYGAVCTYREVAEFIGRPRAVRAVGTANGANPVPVIVPCHRVVGSNSTLVGYRGGLQMKERLLHLEGVNHVEAAGHVRFQF, encoded by the coding sequence ATGAATCATTCAACCGACCTATATTGGACAAGGTTCGGGAGGGTTGAAGAGCAATGGACACTCTTTGCTACCAATAAGGGCATTTGCCGGGTGGTCTATCCTCACATGGATTTTGACACTGCGGTCATCGGGATTCGCCGCTATTTCCCTCATGCCGAATTCAAGCAAAGTGATGAAGTTTTCGAGACATTCGGCGTGCTGGCATTGCTAGAAAAGTATTTTGCCGGCCAGCATATTTCCTTCGATTCCATTCCTCTGGACCTGGGAAGCGGAACGGAATTCCAGCGAGAGGTATGGTCAGCTCTGCGGCGAATTCCTTATGGTGCAGTTTGCACCTACAGGGAGGTTGCGGAATTTATCGGGCGTCCGCGAGCTGTTCGGGCTGTAGGAACGGCTAACGGTGCGAACCCGGTGCCAGTGATCGTCCCGTGTCATCGGGTGGTTGGTTCAAACAGCACGCTCGTCGGATACCGCGGAGGATTGCAGATGAAGGAGAGACTGCTGCACTTGGAAGGGGTGAATCATGTTGAAGCCGCTGGACATGTCCGGTTCCAGTTTTGA
- a CDS encoding glycoside hydrolase family 30 protein translates to MKIRKRTSLIIITLTLVLLAGGGIWMKHNSTGRLNTIHFDQEPVQLKLEAAYEGFEGWGTSLAWWANVLGGWKDQARADEVMDLIFDAGQGLGINIVRYNIGGGENPDLKGLRPGGDVPGFQPEKGQWDWAADANQRAVLQGAIERGVTITEAFSNSPPYWMTVSGSVTGAVDGGNNLRVDQYEAFADYLTEVVKQYRDQWGITFRTLDPLNEPSSDWWKKGNQQEGSHFSTDKQMELIKRVEKLLQSKGLEGTTISAADDNSIDETVDNLKTYDADTLQAITQINTHSYNGSRMEELRQLANQHGKRLWMSEYGTGGSEPHSHEDMSSVQELAERIMFDLKVMKPAAWIYWQAVEDEGANNNWGFIHADFKQENGYEITKQYYGMAQFSKFIRPGAVIIPTDNGRTLAAYDKLGDKLVLIVRNELSEGKTAFDLKDFIVSEGAKAEVYQTSPDHNMTQLDDISVYSNGLEVPIADNSITTIVVHGIRLH, encoded by the coding sequence ATGAAGATTCGGAAGAGAACCAGCTTGATCATCATAACCCTGACTCTGGTGCTGCTGGCGGGAGGAGGCATATGGATGAAGCATAATTCTACAGGGAGGCTGAACACGATCCATTTTGATCAAGAACCGGTGCAGCTGAAGCTCGAGGCCGCCTATGAAGGCTTTGAAGGCTGGGGTACCTCGCTGGCTTGGTGGGCCAATGTACTCGGGGGTTGGAAGGACCAAGCTCGGGCGGATGAGGTGATGGATTTGATCTTCGATGCGGGTCAGGGACTCGGCATCAACATTGTCCGCTATAATATTGGCGGAGGTGAGAATCCAGACCTTAAGGGACTTCGGCCGGGGGGAGATGTTCCCGGATTTCAGCCCGAGAAGGGGCAGTGGGACTGGGCGGCCGATGCGAATCAAAGAGCAGTTCTGCAAGGAGCTATAGAACGCGGAGTAACAATTACAGAAGCGTTCTCAAATTCGCCTCCGTATTGGATGACGGTGAGCGGTTCCGTAACTGGAGCCGTGGATGGGGGCAACAACTTGAGAGTGGATCAATATGAGGCTTTTGCGGATTATTTGACCGAAGTTGTAAAGCAATATAGGGATCAATGGGGCATTACCTTCAGGACGCTTGATCCGCTCAATGAGCCTTCCTCAGATTGGTGGAAAAAGGGAAATCAACAGGAAGGCAGCCATTTCTCGACCGACAAGCAGATGGAATTGATCAAGAGGGTGGAGAAATTACTGCAAAGTAAAGGTCTTGAGGGTACAACCATAAGCGCAGCGGACGATAACAGTATTGATGAGACGGTAGATAACCTGAAGACTTATGATGCAGACACCCTGCAGGCGATCACTCAGATCAACACCCATTCTTACAACGGCAGTCGCATGGAAGAGCTGCGGCAGCTGGCGAACCAGCACGGTAAGCGGCTGTGGATGTCTGAGTACGGCACTGGAGGGAGCGAGCCGCACAGCCATGAAGACATGTCCTCAGTACAGGAGCTGGCGGAGCGGATTATGTTCGATCTCAAGGTTATGAAGCCGGCGGCCTGGATTTATTGGCAGGCGGTTGAGGATGAGGGCGCGAATAACAATTGGGGGTTTATCCATGCGGATTTTAAGCAGGAGAATGGCTATGAAATCACTAAGCAGTATTATGGAATGGCCCAATTCAGCAAATTCATACGACCTGGAGCTGTAATTATTCCTACAGATAATGGAAGAACACTGGCAGCTTACGACAAGCTTGGGGATAAGCTGGTTCTCATTGTTCGCAACGAACTGTCTGAAGGGAAGACGGCCTTTGATTTGAAAGACTTTATAGTAAGTGAGGGGGCCAAAGCAGAGGTATACCAGACCTCGCCGGATCATAATATGACCCAGCTGGATGACATTTCAGTATACTCGAACGGTCTGGAGGTTCCGATCGCCGATAACTCGATAACGACTATTGTTGTACATGGAATTAGGCTTCACTAG
- a CDS encoding carbohydrate ABC transporter permease, with amino-acid sequence MTNSSARDKVISYFFLIIVGVLLASPFLYMVSIALASDATTVKSAFTFVPREFEWTNFTSIFTHNNLGVYLKNSVIITVFTIMGSVLSASVVSYGFARIKARGSRVLFIVLLSTMMIPGEVTMVPQFIIFRHLEWVNTFYPLIVPSFFAGAFNVFLIRQFVMGIPKSLDEAAMIDGMGHPGIYLKIIMPLTYPILAAIAIFSFSWNWGNFMGPLIYINDPNKMPLALGVQLMTTVGGGQMPPWNLVMVASLFLTIPMVLVYLFGQRFVYEANINGGSSGIK; translated from the coding sequence ATGACTAATTCTTCTGCCCGGGATAAGGTGATTTCTTATTTCTTTCTTATTATTGTCGGCGTTCTGCTGGCTTCTCCTTTTCTGTATATGGTTTCCATTGCGCTTGCGAGTGACGCTACCACTGTAAAATCTGCCTTCACGTTTGTCCCCCGGGAATTTGAATGGACCAACTTTACTAGTATATTCACCCATAACAATCTGGGCGTTTATCTGAAGAATTCTGTGATTATTACAGTTTTCACTATTATGGGATCAGTGCTGTCCGCCTCTGTTGTGTCCTACGGCTTTGCTCGGATCAAGGCAAGAGGAAGCCGGGTTCTCTTCATTGTGCTTCTCAGCACGATGATGATTCCTGGCGAAGTTACGATGGTACCGCAGTTTATCATTTTCCGCCATCTGGAATGGGTTAACACATTCTATCCGCTGATTGTTCCAAGCTTTTTTGCAGGAGCCTTCAATGTGTTCCTAATTCGGCAGTTCGTTATGGGAATTCCCAAGTCGCTGGATGAGGCGGCCATGATTGACGGGATGGGACACCCGGGGATTTATCTGAAAATCATCATGCCGCTTACTTACCCTATTCTCGCAGCAATTGCGATCTTCTCTTTCTCCTGGAACTGGGGGAACTTCATGGGTCCCCTGATTTATATTAATGATCCGAACAAAATGCCCCTTGCGCTAGGGGTTCAGCTGATGACAACGGTCGGCGGCGGACAAATGCCCCCGTGGAATCTGGTCATGGTAGCCTCTCTTTTCCTAACAATTCCTATGGTCTTGGTGTATTTGTTCGGACAGCGGTTTGTCTATGAAGCTAATATCAACGGCGGCAGCAGCGGTATTAAGTAA